The sequence ATCACGCCGCGGCCTTTCGCTATAAGCAACACCCCGAGGAGGCCTGTCACCTTTACCCCTTGCCTTTGTGCTTCCCGTCGGGCTGCCCGGTCGTCGCTCAGCAGCACCGCCCCGCGCTCCACAGCCAGGGCGATCGCCTCCCGCTCCCCCCGTCCCAGCCGCTTCGGCAACCCCTCCACCCGCTTTCGATCCTGGACCCGGACGACACGGATCCAGTCGTTCAGGGCCTTCTCCAGCGCCTCGACCCCCGGCTTCCCTGGCACCTGCAGCTCCTAGGCCACTGCCTCCGGGATCCACACCTCCCTCTCGCCCACGGCCTCGCGCAGCAGCTCCAGGTGCCCGATCCGGGCAAGCAGGATCAGGGTGGATGCGTCCGCGACGATCATCCCTGAAGGGCCTCTCGAAGGATCTCCACGTCCTGCTGCAGCTCCTCCGGGGTCTGGCGGAGTGCGGGGAGGCCATGCTTGGCCAGGAGATCGAGCAGCTCCCAGCGATCCACCCCCAGGAGTTCGGCGGCCTTCCCTTGCGAGATCTCCCCCCGATGGAGGAGATCGAGCACCAGCGCCTCCCGGGCGGCGTGGGCAGCGGCCTCCTCCGACACAAATAGCTCTCGTAGTTCCTCCGGCAACTCCAGCTCAAAACGAACTTTCATTCCCATCGTTTTCTCCTCGCTTTATTTTCGGAGCTCAACTTCCGCTGGGCCCTGCGCTCCATGTCGTCCACCCCCCTTCGGGATCCAGGACTCGCATCCGGCGCTGCGGGCACCCACGGATCAGAAGCTCCTCTTCGGGGGGTTGAAAACGAACCGCCGCTGTCTTTCCCGTGATCGTCCCACGTCACTTGCGTGTCATGCGGCGGCCGGCAGCCGTATCCCCTCGTCCGGCCGCCGCATGGCCCGCTCGATCGCCCCCACGCTCCGTTCCTGCTCAGGGTATCCCGTTTCTATGTTTCAGGCAACCCCTTTTGCCCTTACGGAGGGGAAGGGATGGGCGCATCGCATGGTCAAGAAAGGGGGAGGTGGGCGGGCCTCTGGCATGCCCACCCACCGTTCGGATCTGGAGAGATCAGCCCTCTGGCGGTGCGGCCCGGCGAAAAGAAGGGAGCTTATTCGCGGGGGCGCCCGACTTCGTAATTCACGTTGCGGGCCTCGAAGAAGTTCACTTGTTCAGGGAGATCGATCTCGGCGGCCAGCCAGCGGAAGGGATTCGGTGTGTGGAACTGGGCACCCAGCCCCAGCTCCTCCAGACGCCGGTCGGCCACATAGCGCACATAGGCGTTGAGGGATCCCGCGTGGAGGCCCAGGATCGGCCGGGGAAGCAATGCCTGATTGTAGGCTTCCTCCAGCGCCACGGCCTTGAGGATCATCCGGCGCAGTTCCTCCCCCAGGGCCGGCGTTCGCACCTCGGGATACTCCTGGAGGAAGGCCCGGATCAGGTGCACGCCGAACGAAAGGTGAAGGCTCTCATCCTTGAGCACCCAGTCGATGATCGTGCCCAGGCCCCGCAGCAGGTTCCGGCGCCGGAAAGAGAGGGCGAAGGCGAAGCCGGAATAGAAGAAGATCCCTTCCAGAACCACGAAGAAGCCTGTCAGGTTCCGCAGGAAGCGCTGGCGTCCCTCCACCGTGCCCAGGTCCAGGCCTGGCTGCATGATCTCGAGCGTGAGCTGACGCTGGAAATCCGCTTTCGCCGCCACGGCCGGATGATCCTCCAGCATAGCGAACACCCGCTCCCGATCCAGGGGCAACGTCTTGATCACGTATTCGAAAGCCATGGTGTGGTTAGCTTCCTCCCAGGCCTGCCGGGCGAGATAGAGGCGGATCTCGGGGGCGGTGAGATAAGGATAAAGGGCCAGCACCAGGTTGCTGGTGACCATGGATTCCATGGGGTTGAAGAAGCCCAGCAGGATTTCCACCGCCTGGCGCTCCTCCTCGGTGAGGCGCTCATGCCAGTCCTGAACGTCATCGTGAAGGGGTGCCTCTTCAGGAAACCAAGTGTTGCGCTTGGCCTGCTGCACATGGGCATACGCCCACGGATACCGCAGGGGAAAAAGACGCAGCGGCTCCACCGGATCACCGCCGATCAGCCCGTGTGCGGATTGCATGGAAAGGCCTCCTGGAGAGATCGGGAGATGGCGAGGCCATCGCCTCTACTGGCAGGCCTCGCAGGAGCCATCCAGGGCGCAGGCGGCGTCGGCCTGCAGCTCCGCCTCCGCCGCCTCCACCCAGCGGGGCCGTTGCGCGGCCTTGTTCACCCGCACCGTCGCCGGCTCCGCCCGCATGCGGGGCATCACATAACAGTAATAGGTGGCCTTCACGCCCTTCCGCCAGGCCTCCAGGTAAACCTCTGCGATATCGGCCGGCGTTTCG is a genomic window of Thermoflexus sp. containing:
- a CDS encoding UPF0175 family protein; the encoded protein is MGMKVRFELELPEELRELFVSEEAAAHAAREALVLDLLHRGEISQGKAAELLGVDRWELLDLLAKHGLPALRQTPEELQQDVEILREALQG
- a CDS encoding DUF3368 domain-containing protein, translating into MPGKPGVEALEKALNDWIRVVRVQDRKRVEGLPKRLGRGEREAIALAVERGAVLLSDDRAARREAQRQGVKVTGLLGVLLIAKGRGVIPEVKPMLDELIAGGFRLAPDLHKSVLRGAGELRPEPESETEAKDRKN
- a CDS encoding ribonucleotide-diphosphate reductase subunit beta, producing the protein MQSAHGLIGGDPVEPLRLFPLRYPWAYAHVQQAKRNTWFPEEAPLHDDVQDWHERLTEEERQAVEILLGFFNPMESMVTSNLVLALYPYLTAPEIRLYLARQAWEEANHTMAFEYVIKTLPLDRERVFAMLEDHPAVAAKADFQRQLTLEIMQPGLDLGTVEGRQRFLRNLTGFFVVLEGIFFYSGFAFALSFRRRNLLRGLGTIIDWVLKDESLHLSFGVHLIRAFLQEYPEVRTPALGEELRRMILKAVALEEAYNQALLPRPILGLHAGSLNAYVRYVADRRLEELGLGAQFHTPNPFRWLAAEIDLPEQVNFFEARNVNYEVGRPRE